The window ATCCACTTGCCTTTGTAGAAGATCTCGGTATGATTGTTGGTAGTACTGTAAAAATCATCAGGCATAACCATGTTCTTTGCTGCAGGTTTGAGTGAAATTTCTTGCTGAATCTTTGAGGTAGCCCCTTCACGATATACTGCTTCCAATATTTTGTCCAGATGTTCTTGCGAGTTTCCCTGGATGGCAAGTTTTGCATAACTTTCATCTTTTTTCTGTTTTCCAACTTTGAACTCTTGTACTTGAAACTCTCCTTTAAGATCCATTATGACATCAAAAATTTTAGTAAGTATCATGGAATCAATGAGATGACCTCTAACCTCTATCTCATGAGAAAACTTTTTTGTCATTTCCTAAAATGTGATGTCTGTACTAATTTAACCTTGATGTTGACTCGTATTTTGTATTTACAAAATGTGATTTCTCATACTGGGAGTACTACATCACCGACATGTTCCGGAACATTGTCTGCCTTTAGTCTTGATACAATTGCATCCTTTCTTTCAGTATCAAGACCTCGAACCAGAGCTTTTGATATTCCGTTTTTATCACATATTACGACCATAAATCCGGTGGTCTCAGATAAAACATACCCTCCCGCATCACTCAAGACTGCATAAAGATTATCTTGTCCTACTGGTTCCCAAATGTTTGTTTTATTGTCCCGGAGTGCTAAGGCTGGCATGGCTTGATCATTACATAATTTGTTTAGGTACTCACGAGCTTCTTTGACTCGCTTTTCTCCCATCTTCAGGGCAACAAAATATTGCATATACAAAAAAACTGTTTCTTGTTATTTATATGATATCGTATCTAATATGTCGTGAATTTCTTTAGATTTTATTTCATTTTTAGCCGATTCTAAAAATGTACGCAATTTTTCGTTAGAAAAACCCTCTGAGGAATATTTGACAGCTTGTATTGCCATTTCTAGTTTATCTACATCATGCAACAACACAGATTCTTTTGTTTGTAATTCTGAATATTCTTTCCATAATTCTGAATATTGGTTTGCGACATCGCGTGGAATTTTTGAGAGAATTTCTTTCATCGCGTCATCTTCTACTGTTTTTTTATTTTCTTTTGATATTTCTCCCGGCATGAAATCGCCAGTAATTGATTCTGCCAAGTCATGTAATAACGCCATTTTGATAA of the Candidatus Nitrosotalea sinensis genome contains:
- a CDS encoding HD domain-containing protein produces the protein MLFDFFYLVAELKKVPRSGWKNKVGIEHPESVADHSYGTAVMAMVLSDLHNFDTEKIIKMALLHDLAESITGDFMPGEISKENKKTVEDDAMKEILSKIPRDVANQYSELWKEYSELQTKESVLLHDVDKLEMAIQAVKYSSEGFSNEKLRTFLESAKNEIKSKEIHDILDTISYK